GTTATCCCGCTGGGATGGGGTAGAGCCTGGGATTCACATTCTAGATCCACTGTTCAATGCGTGGGTGACTGGACAAGTGATTCCAAATTTCCAAGCTTCggtttctcatctctaaaatgaaggtGATCCCCTCTTCCTCTTAGAGCTATTGTGAGGACGTGAACAATGAAAACCAGGAACGTGCCTGGCCTGCTCCTCCAACTTGCCTGCCCACTCCCTCTGGGAAGTGGTACCGTCCTGATGCCCCTGGTCTTGCATCCTTCAAGTCTCCTTCAGAGTTGTCTCCAAGTCTGACCTCTGCCCTTGACTGCAGGCCCCATCACCTCCCACTCTTCCCCAGTCACACTGACCTCCTGGCAGTTCTTAAAGCAtattcctacctcagggcctttgcaccagctGTTCCCAGTACCAGTAACACTCTCCCGACGATCTCCCCACGGCTGTGTCTGGCCACTCAAGTCTCTAAGTATCAAGTCCTCAGAGACCGAGGTTCGAGGTCTTGCAAACCAAAGTCTCTCTCCAAGGCACACTTTTAACTCAATTTTATCTCTCTTCCTCATGGTTCTCTGCCCCCACCTGAACTTAtcttgttttgttctctgctctGTGCCCGGCACCTGGGACAAGGCCTTACACAGGAGGCCCTCAGTAAAGATTTGATGAGTGGCTAAACGCATTGTTACTCAAAAATCTGTCTTGTAGCTAGGTGAGCATACAGGTAAATCTACGTGCAGCACGCAAACCCCCCTGCGATGGACGCTGGATAGAGTTAAGCGCCGTGCACAACAGTTCATCCGCCCGGCCGCAGAGGGCACAGCCCGCAGCCCCGCGCCCACCCCACCGCACACACCTGGCCTGACGCTTCTGCTCCTCCGCCAGCCGCTGCACCCGCAGCGACTCCTGCATGGCCGCCAGGCTCGGGCACCATTCGCGCTCCTCGGCCTCCAGCTCGCGGAGCTGCTCCCGCGAGGGCCACAGCGAACCGGCGGCCACCCCGGAGGCGGCGCCGTGCCGCGCGAACTGCTTGGCCGCGTGGCGCGGCCCTAGCTGCCAGCGTGGGGTCAGTGGGTCGTCCGGGTCCGGCCACCAGGGCCCTGGCGAGCGGCGTGGGGGCGGCGGCGCCCGGTAGTCCCGGGAGCCCCGGCCCAGGGACGTCGCCAGCCCTAGCAGGCTGCGCGCCCGCCGCACGGACGCCGCCATCTTGGCTGTGCGGGGTCCTCGCGGGCCGGCCGGGCTGGCCACAACACTGCCTGCGCGCGAGGTCCGGAGACgggctgggcggggcggggcgagggggAGTCCCCGTGGCCCCAGCTCCcggctggggagaggagggggtagAAAGTTTTTTATCCGTCTTCAAGTatagtttagaatttttttttttttaccagttatttattaaaatcgcattatattttcattttatattcttaaagtagcatttgatttttcattttacaatgtaaatatgaaatgtttaaaaacttaaatatgacTTCCATGTGAAGTTTAAACTacatattactttatattttaaatatttagaatctaAGGTATtcgttaaaatgtttaaatttcatcttaaatACTTATTGTTcataacattaaatatttgttatgcttccttttatgctttaaatttgattttgactatttcaggatttttatttattttttaatgattatttatttttgagagagagaaagagtgtgtgagcggggaaggtgaacaggggaggggcagagagagggggaaacacagaatccaaagcaggctccaggccctgagctgtcagcacagagctcagtgcagggctcaaacgcgataactgtgaggttgtgacctgagccgaagtccgatgcttaactgactgagccacccaggtgccctcaaggtttttattttaaagaattatgtaAAACCTTACCTAGacaattgtttaaaatgtttaaatttctatttaaaacacttatttaaatttctatGATTATTTAAGACATTTATGTAGAAATTCGatcttaaattttattgtaaatattttgttactttatgccttttaatttaatttttcatgtttaaaaaatgtttaaattggtTGATCAAGGTGCAGAAATTAAATACTActtacacaaaaatttttttaatgtttttgagttttgagagagagagacagagcgcaagcaggggaggggcagaaaaagcaggagacacagaatccaaagcaggctccaggctccgagctgtcagcacagagcctgacgcggggcttgaactcgttaAGTGCaacagcatgacctgagccgaagtcggatgctccaccgactgaaccacctaggtggcccaacactactttttaaaaacaggatttcagtcttcaaaaggaaggaaatgggatGAAGAACATGGGTAAATCTGGAAgacattatactgagtgaaataagccagtcacaaaagaacatatattgtgtgattccacttatatgaggtcctTTGGGGGAA
This DNA window, taken from Panthera tigris isolate Pti1 chromosome A2, P.tigris_Pti1_mat1.1, whole genome shotgun sequence, encodes the following:
- the GADD45GIP1 gene encoding growth arrest and DNA damage-inducible proteins-interacting protein 1, with amino-acid sequence MAASVRRARSLLGLATSLGRGSRDYRAPPPPRRSPGPWWPDPDDPLTPRWQLGPRHAAKQFARHGAASGVAAGSLWPSREQLRELEAEEREWCPSLAAMQESLRVQRLAEEQKRQAREQLIAESMAKMPQMIESWRRRQQERREKEQADKERRAQLQAEAQERLGYHVDPRSARFQELLQDLEKQQRKRLKEEKQRQKKEARAAALAAATAEDPATSVAPGS